The following proteins are encoded in a genomic region of Streptomyces sp. NBC_01723:
- a CDS encoding STAS domain-containing protein — translation MDRGTVGSAQSGRLLVEVREEGPSAVVTPAGELDHHTAELLREPLEECLAKGFNRLVVDCSRLEFCDSTGLNVLLGARLKAEAAGGGVHLVAMQPVVARVFEITGAEAVFTLHDTLAAALADESG, via the coding sequence ATGGACCGCGGGACGGTCGGCAGTGCCCAGTCGGGCCGGCTTCTGGTCGAGGTACGGGAAGAGGGCCCCAGCGCCGTCGTGACCCCGGCGGGTGAGTTGGATCACCACACCGCCGAGCTGTTGCGCGAGCCGCTGGAGGAGTGCCTCGCCAAGGGATTCAATCGCCTTGTCGTCGACTGCTCGCGCCTGGAGTTCTGCGACTCCACGGGACTCAACGTCCTGCTCGGCGCGCGGCTGAAGGCGGAGGCCGCAGGGGGCGGTGTGCATCTGGTGGCCATGCAGCCGGTGGTGGCCCGTGTCTTCGAGATCACGGGGGCCGAAGCGGTCTTCACGCTGCACGACACGCTTGCGGCCGCCCTGGCCGACGAGTCCGGCTGA
- a CDS encoding ATP-binding protein, translating into MSTTRPYSPGDRGPESGGASGAPEGGVPGTGESEGGVPAGQAAVMGAPVPAGAAPAASGSAAHAPPGPVSEGGRQVRLLNFEDASGVVPLARDFTREALYAWGWLPSATADQRAAAEDVLLVVSELVTNACLHAEGPDELRITCEKKVIRVEVSDRGTGQPAPRTPHRAGRPGGHGMFIVQRLCLDWGVVRTPGVAGKRVWAELGAPA; encoded by the coding sequence ATGAGCACCACCCGGCCCTACTCGCCGGGCGACCGCGGTCCGGAGTCCGGCGGCGCTTCCGGGGCGCCCGAGGGGGGCGTGCCCGGAACCGGGGAGTCCGAGGGCGGCGTGCCCGCCGGGCAGGCCGCCGTGATGGGCGCTCCCGTACCCGCGGGCGCGGCCCCGGCGGCTTCCGGGAGCGCGGCTCACGCCCCGCCCGGCCCCGTCTCGGAGGGCGGGCGGCAGGTCCGCCTGCTGAACTTCGAGGACGCGAGCGGGGTCGTCCCGCTCGCCCGTGACTTCACCCGCGAGGCGCTGTACGCGTGGGGCTGGCTGCCCTCCGCCACCGCGGACCAGCGGGCCGCCGCCGAGGACGTACTGCTCGTGGTGTCCGAGCTGGTCACCAACGCCTGTCTGCACGCCGAGGGACCGGACGAGCTGCGGATCACCTGTGAGAAGAAGGTGATCCGGGTGGAGGTATCCGACCGCGGTACCGGCCAGCCGGCGCCGCGCACCCCGCACCGGGCCGGAAGGCCCGGCGGACACGGCATGTTCATCGTGCAGCGGCTGTGCCTGGACTGGGGCGTCGTACGGACACCGGGGGTGGCCGGCAAGCGGGTGTGGGCGGAGCTGGGCGCACCGGCCTAG
- a CDS encoding allantoate amidohydrolase, producing MSFHSTWAELLPIGRSSASGGYRRYAWTGADADCRTWFQEQAEARGLAYETDRNGNQWAWLGDPAAGDAVVTGSHLDSVPDGGAFDGPLGVVSAFAALDELRGRGSRFTRPLGIVNFGDEEGARFGLACVGSRLTAGALTVEQAHRLTDGDGITLPRAMEDAGHDPDALGPDPERLARIGAFVELHVEQGRALDLSGDRIGIASAIWPHGRWRFDFRGEANHAGTTRLADRRDPMLSYAETVLAARREAELARAVATFGKISVEPNGVNAIPSLVRGWLDSRAADQQSLDAVVTGVERAAREYAAAHGADLDVVRESFTPVVEFDHALRDELARILGGATELKVPVLGTGAGHDAGILSDRIPTAMLFVRNPTGVSHSPAEYAAEDDCVAGVNALADALEGLACT from the coding sequence GTGAGCTTCCACAGCACGTGGGCGGAGCTGCTGCCGATCGGCCGCAGCTCCGCCTCCGGCGGCTACCGCCGCTACGCCTGGACGGGCGCCGACGCCGACTGCCGCACCTGGTTCCAGGAGCAGGCCGAGGCGCGCGGGCTGGCCTACGAGACCGACCGCAACGGCAACCAGTGGGCCTGGCTCGGTGACCCGGCCGCCGGGGACGCCGTCGTCACCGGGTCCCACCTGGACTCCGTGCCCGACGGCGGCGCCTTCGACGGGCCCCTCGGTGTCGTCTCCGCCTTCGCCGCCCTGGACGAACTGCGCGGGAGGGGATCGCGGTTCACCAGGCCGCTCGGCATCGTCAATTTCGGCGACGAGGAGGGCGCCCGCTTCGGCCTGGCCTGCGTCGGCTCCCGGCTCACCGCGGGGGCACTCACCGTGGAACAGGCCCACCGGCTGACCGACGGGGACGGCATCACCCTCCCGCGGGCCATGGAGGACGCCGGCCACGACCCGGACGCCCTCGGCCCGGACCCCGAGCGGCTCGCCCGCATCGGCGCCTTCGTCGAACTCCACGTCGAGCAGGGCCGCGCCCTCGACCTGTCCGGCGACCGGATCGGCATCGCCTCCGCCATCTGGCCGCACGGACGCTGGCGGTTCGACTTCCGGGGCGAGGCCAACCACGCCGGCACCACCCGCCTCGCCGACCGCCGCGACCCGATGCTGTCCTACGCCGAGACCGTCCTCGCCGCCCGCCGCGAGGCCGAACTCGCGAGGGCCGTCGCCACCTTCGGCAAGATCAGTGTGGAGCCCAACGGCGTCAACGCCATCCCGTCCCTGGTCCGCGGCTGGCTCGACTCCCGCGCCGCCGACCAGCAGAGCCTGGACGCCGTGGTCACCGGGGTGGAGCGGGCGGCCCGCGAGTACGCCGCGGCCCACGGAGCCGACCTCGACGTCGTCCGCGAGTCCTTCACGCCCGTCGTCGAGTTCGACCACGCCCTGCGCGACGAACTCGCCCGCATCCTGGGCGGCGCGACGGAACTGAAGGTCCCCGTGCTCGGCACCGGCGCCGGACACGACGCCGGAATCCTCTCCGACCGCATCCCGACCGCCATGCTGTTCGTACGCAACCCCACCGGCGTCTCGCACTCCCCGGCCGAGTACGCGGCCGAGGACGACTGCGTGGCCGGGGTGAACGCACTCGCCGACGCACTGGAAGGGCTGGCCTGCACGTGA
- a CDS encoding formimidoylglutamate deiminase, protein MTPTERTRTYWLEHAWLGTHVEPGVAVEVADGRITAVRQDTPTPPPGAEILRGLTLPGLANAHSHAFHRALRGTVQVGSGTFWTWREVMYSVADRLNPDTYRDLARAVYAEMALAGITTVGEFHYVHHAPGGTPYADPNAMGEALIEAAAEAGIRITLLDTCYLSAGFGEPPNTHQRRFSDGTADAWARRSSLLKERDHARIGAAIHSVRAVPADQLATVARWAGDRQAPLHVHLSEQTAENDACHRVHGRTPTRLLADHGVLGERTTGVHSTHLTDEDVALLGGSRTGTCMCPTTERDLADGIGPAAALQRAGSPLSLGSDSHAVVDLLEEARAMELNERLRTRTRGHWTAAALLRAATADGHAALGWDDTGRIETGARADLATVALDSVRTAGPLPRLGAETAVFAATAADVRHTVVGGRHVVRDGAHTLVPEVPRALARAVEALRAQPSPNPAPTRTPRTP, encoded by the coding sequence GTGACCCCCACCGAGCGGACCCGGACCTACTGGCTGGAGCACGCCTGGCTCGGCACGCACGTCGAGCCGGGCGTCGCCGTGGAGGTGGCGGACGGCCGCATCACCGCCGTCCGCCAGGACACGCCCACCCCGCCCCCCGGCGCCGAGATCCTGCGCGGACTGACGCTGCCCGGCCTGGCCAACGCCCACAGCCACGCCTTCCACCGGGCCCTGCGCGGCACCGTCCAGGTCGGCTCCGGCACCTTCTGGACCTGGCGCGAGGTCATGTACTCCGTCGCCGACCGGCTGAACCCGGACACCTACCGAGACCTGGCCCGCGCGGTGTACGCCGAGATGGCGCTGGCCGGCATCACCACCGTCGGCGAGTTCCACTACGTCCACCACGCGCCCGGCGGCACCCCCTACGCCGACCCCAACGCGATGGGCGAGGCGCTGATCGAGGCCGCCGCCGAGGCCGGCATCCGCATCACCCTCCTGGACACCTGCTACCTGTCGGCCGGCTTCGGCGAGCCCCCGAACACCCACCAGCGCCGCTTCTCCGACGGGACGGCGGACGCCTGGGCGCGACGCTCTTCACTTCTCAAGGAACGGGATCACGCACGGATCGGGGCCGCGATCCACTCCGTACGGGCCGTGCCCGCGGACCAGCTGGCGACCGTGGCGCGCTGGGCCGGGGATCGGCAGGCCCCGCTGCACGTGCACCTGTCCGAGCAGACCGCCGAGAACGACGCCTGTCACCGGGTCCACGGCCGCACCCCCACCCGCCTGCTGGCCGACCACGGCGTGCTGGGGGAGCGCACCACCGGCGTCCACAGCACCCACCTCACGGACGAGGACGTCGCCCTGCTCGGCGGCAGCCGCACCGGCACCTGCATGTGTCCCACCACGGAACGGGACCTCGCCGACGGCATCGGCCCCGCGGCCGCCCTCCAGCGGGCGGGCTCGCCCCTCTCCCTGGGCTCCGACAGCCACGCCGTCGTCGACCTGCTGGAAGAGGCGCGGGCCATGGAGCTGAACGAGCGCCTGCGCACCCGCACCCGCGGCCACTGGACCGCCGCCGCACTGCTGCGCGCCGCCACCGCCGACGGCCACGCCGCCCTCGGCTGGGACGACACCGGCCGGATCGAGACCGGCGCCCGCGCCGACCTCGCGACGGTCGCCCTCGACTCGGTCAGGACGGCGGGGCCGCTGCCCAGGCTCGGCGCCGAGACGGCCGTATTCGCCGCGACGGCAGCGGACGTACGGCACACGGTCGTGGGCGGACGGCACGTCGTACGCGACGGGGCGCACACCCTCGTACCCGAGGTGCCGCGGGCCCTCGCGCGGGCCGTGGAAGCCCTGCGCGCCCAGCCATCACCCAACCCCGCCCCCACGAGGACGCCACGGACGCCATGA
- a CDS encoding RNA polymerase sigma factor SigF: protein MSPRLDGSRTQEATSALLPEHLDPIEHPDAVVDHDGALAGLPDIPAYDEVAPADARALSKTLFGRLESLEEGTYEYAYVRNTLVELNLALVKFAASRFRSRSEPMEDIIQVGTIGLIKAIDRFELSRGVEFPTFAMPTIIGEIKRFFRDTSWSVRVPRRLQELRLDLAKAGDELAQRLDRAPTVTELAEHLGLTRDEVVEGMAASNAYTASSLDAQPEEDDAEGALADRIGYEDHGLEGIEYVESLKPLIAELPARDRKILSLRFVAGMTQSEIGEELGISQMHVSRLLSRTLVRLRKGLTVEE from the coding sequence ATGTCACCCCGGCTCGACGGATCGCGTACCCAAGAAGCGACGTCGGCACTCCTTCCGGAACATCTGGATCCCATCGAGCACCCCGACGCCGTCGTCGACCACGACGGCGCACTCGCCGGGCTTCCGGACATCCCCGCGTACGACGAGGTCGCTCCGGCGGACGCCAGGGCTCTGTCCAAGACCCTCTTCGGGCGACTGGAGTCGCTGGAGGAAGGCACCTACGAGTACGCGTACGTACGCAACACGCTCGTCGAGCTGAACCTGGCTCTGGTCAAGTTCGCCGCCTCCCGCTTCCGCTCGCGCAGCGAGCCGATGGAGGACATCATCCAGGTCGGCACGATCGGCCTGATCAAGGCGATCGACCGCTTCGAGCTGTCGCGCGGTGTGGAGTTCCCCACGTTCGCGATGCCGACCATCATCGGCGAGATCAAGCGCTTCTTCCGCGACACCTCGTGGTCCGTGCGCGTCCCGCGCCGCCTCCAGGAGCTGCGGCTCGACCTCGCCAAGGCGGGCGACGAGCTGGCCCAGCGGCTCGACCGCGCCCCCACCGTGACCGAGCTGGCCGAGCACCTCGGCCTGACCCGGGACGAGGTCGTCGAGGGCATGGCGGCGTCGAACGCCTACACCGCCTCCTCGCTGGACGCCCAGCCGGAGGAGGACGACGCCGAGGGTGCGCTCGCCGACCGGATCGGCTACGAGGACCACGGGCTCGAGGGCATCGAGTACGTCGAGTCGCTGAAGCCGCTGATCGCCGAGCTGCCCGCCCGGGACCGGAAGATCCTCTCCCTCCGCTTCGTCGCGGGCATGACCCAGTCGGAGATCGGCGAGGAGCTGGGCATCTCCCAGATGCACGTGTCGCGGCTGTTGTCGCGCACGCTCGTGCGGCTGCGCAAGGGGCTCACGGTCGAGGAGTGA
- the hutI gene encoding imidazolonepropionase gives MSTSTVITNIAALVTNDPSLGDSSPLGLVRDAAVVIDGDRVAWTGESSRAPATDNRVDAGGRAVLPGFVDSHSHLLFGGDRTEEFNARMSGRPYGAGGIRTTVAATRAASDAELEAGLTRYLAEALRQGTTTFETKSGYGLTTADESRALRVAARHTDEVTFLGAHIVAPELADDPAAYVALVTGEMLDACAPHARWIDVFCEKGAFDGDQARAILTAGRARGLHPRVHANQLSYGPGVQLAVELDAASADHCTHLTDADVDALAGGRTVATLLPGAEFSTRAEWPDARRLLDAGVTVALSTDCNPGSSFTSSVPFCVALAVRDMGMTPDEAVWSATAGGAAALRRDDVGRLTPGAYADLTLLDAPSHVHLAYRPGVPLVSGVWRRGVRVV, from the coding sequence ATGAGTACCAGCACCGTCATCACCAACATCGCCGCACTCGTCACCAACGACCCCTCCCTCGGTGACAGCTCCCCGCTCGGACTGGTCCGGGACGCGGCCGTCGTCATCGACGGCGACCGCGTCGCGTGGACCGGTGAATCAAGCAGAGCACCCGCCACTGACAACCGGGTCGACGCCGGGGGCCGGGCGGTCCTGCCCGGCTTCGTGGACTCGCACTCGCACCTCCTCTTCGGCGGCGACCGCACCGAGGAGTTCAACGCCCGCATGTCCGGCCGCCCCTACGGCGCCGGCGGCATCCGCACCACCGTCGCCGCCACCCGCGCCGCCAGCGACGCGGAACTGGAGGCGGGTCTCACCCGCTACCTCGCGGAGGCCCTGCGCCAGGGCACGACGACCTTCGAGACCAAGTCCGGCTACGGCCTGACCACCGCCGACGAGTCCCGCGCCCTGCGCGTCGCCGCCCGCCACACCGACGAGGTCACCTTCCTCGGCGCGCACATCGTCGCCCCCGAACTCGCCGACGACCCCGCCGCCTACGTCGCCCTCGTCACCGGCGAGATGCTCGACGCCTGCGCGCCGCACGCCCGCTGGATCGACGTGTTCTGCGAGAAGGGCGCCTTCGACGGCGACCAGGCCCGCGCGATCCTCACCGCGGGCAGGGCCAGGGGCCTGCACCCCCGCGTCCACGCCAACCAGCTCTCCTACGGCCCGGGCGTCCAGCTCGCGGTCGAACTCGACGCCGCCAGCGCCGACCACTGCACCCACCTCACCGACGCCGACGTGGACGCGCTGGCGGGCGGCAGGACGGTCGCCACGCTGCTGCCGGGCGCCGAGTTCTCCACCCGCGCCGAGTGGCCGGACGCCCGGCGCCTGCTCGACGCGGGGGTCACGGTCGCGCTGTCCACCGACTGCAACCCGGGGTCGTCCTTCACGTCCTCGGTGCCGTTCTGCGTCGCGCTCGCGGTGCGGGACATGGGGATGACGCCGGACGAGGCGGTCTGGTCGGCCACCGCGGGCGGCGCCGCCGCGCTGCGCCGTGACGACGTCGGCCGCCTCACGCCGGGCGCGTACGCCGATCTGACGCTCCTCGACGCCCCGAGCCACGTGCACCTCGCCTACCGGCCGGGCGTGCCGCTGGTCAGCGGGGTCTGGCGGCGCGGCGTACGCGTGGTCTGA
- the hutU gene encoding urocanate hydratase, whose amino-acid sequence MSGPRAVRAPRGTTPSALGWQQEAALRMLQNNLDPEVAEHPDKLVVYGGTGKAARDWRSFDAMVRTLEKLKQDETMLVQSGRPVGVMQTHEWAPRVLIANSNLVGDWATWEEFRRLEALGLTMYGQMTAGSWIYIGTQGILQGTYETFAAVAAKKFGGTLAGTITLTAGLGGMGGAQPLAVTMNDGVVICVDCDPRAIDRRIEHRYLDVRADSLDHALQLATEARDRRKPLSIGVLGNAAELVPQLLAMGAPIDIVTDQTSAHDPLAYLPTGIAFEDMADAALEDPAGFTTRARESMARHVEAMVGFQDAGAEVFDYGNSIRGEAQLAGYDRAFAFPGFVPAYIRPLFCEGKGPFRWAALSGDPADIAKTDKAILDLFPENESLARWIKMAGERVHFQGLPARICWLGYGERDKAGERFNDMVASGELAAPIVIGRDHLDCGSVASPYRETESMLDGSDAIADWPLLNAMVNVASGASWVSLHHGGGVGMGRSIHAGQVTVADGSALAGEKIRRVLTNDPGMGVIRHVDAGYDIAESVAGERGVRVPMREGREGGAA is encoded by the coding sequence ATGTCCGGACCCCGCGCCGTCCGAGCGCCACGCGGTACGACGCCGAGCGCCTTGGGCTGGCAGCAGGAGGCCGCCCTGCGGATGCTGCAGAACAACCTCGACCCCGAGGTCGCCGAGCACCCCGACAAGCTCGTCGTCTACGGCGGCACGGGCAAGGCGGCCCGCGACTGGCGCTCCTTCGACGCCATGGTCCGCACCCTGGAGAAGCTCAAGCAGGACGAGACGATGCTCGTCCAGTCCGGCCGACCGGTCGGCGTCATGCAGACCCACGAGTGGGCCCCGCGCGTCCTCATCGCCAACTCCAACCTCGTCGGCGACTGGGCCACCTGGGAGGAGTTCCGCCGCCTGGAGGCCCTCGGCCTGACCATGTACGGGCAGATGACGGCCGGCTCCTGGATCTACATCGGCACCCAGGGCATCCTCCAGGGCACCTACGAGACCTTCGCCGCCGTCGCCGCCAAGAAGTTCGGCGGAACCCTCGCCGGCACCATCACCCTCACCGCCGGCCTCGGCGGCATGGGCGGCGCCCAGCCCCTCGCCGTCACCATGAACGACGGCGTCGTGATCTGCGTCGACTGCGACCCGCGCGCCATCGACCGGCGCATCGAGCACCGCTACCTCGACGTGCGGGCCGACTCCCTCGACCACGCCCTCCAGCTGGCCACCGAGGCCCGGGACCGGCGTAAGCCGCTGTCCATCGGTGTCCTCGGCAACGCCGCCGAGCTGGTCCCGCAGCTGCTCGCCATGGGCGCCCCCATCGACATCGTCACCGACCAGACCTCGGCCCACGACCCGCTGGCCTACCTGCCCACCGGGATCGCCTTCGAGGACATGGCCGACGCCGCCCTCGAGGACCCGGCGGGCTTCACCACCCGCGCCCGCGAGTCCATGGCCCGGCACGTCGAGGCCATGGTCGGCTTCCAGGACGCCGGCGCCGAGGTCTTCGACTACGGCAACTCCATCCGCGGCGAGGCCCAGCTCGCCGGATACGACCGGGCCTTCGCCTTCCCCGGCTTCGTCCCCGCCTACATCCGCCCCCTCTTCTGCGAGGGCAAGGGCCCCTTCCGCTGGGCCGCCCTGTCCGGCGACCCCGCCGACATCGCCAAGACCGACAAGGCGATCCTCGACCTCTTCCCGGAGAACGAGTCGCTGGCCCGCTGGATCAAGATGGCGGGGGAGCGGGTCCACTTCCAGGGCCTGCCCGCCCGGATCTGCTGGCTCGGCTACGGCGAGCGCGACAAGGCCGGTGAGCGCTTCAACGACATGGTCGCGAGCGGTGAGCTGGCCGCGCCGATCGTCATCGGCCGCGACCACCTCGACTGCGGCTCCGTCGCCTCCCCGTACCGCGAGACCGAGTCGATGCTCGACGGCTCCGACGCCATCGCCGACTGGCCGCTGCTCAACGCCATGGTCAACGTGGCCTCCGGTGCCTCCTGGGTCTCCCTCCACCACGGCGGCGGCGTCGGCATGGGCCGCTCCATCCACGCCGGCCAGGTGACGGTCGCCGACGGCTCCGCACTCGCCGGGGAGAAGATCCGCCGCGTCCTCACCAACGACCCCGGCATGGGCGTCATCCGGCACGTCGACGCCGGGTACGACATCGCCGAGTCGGTCGCCGGGGAGCGGGGCGTGCGGGTGCCGATGCGCGAGGGCCGCGAGGGTGGCGCCGCGTGA